In Salvelinus namaycush isolate Seneca chromosome 20, SaNama_1.0, whole genome shotgun sequence, the following proteins share a genomic window:
- the LOC120064597 gene encoding protein unc-119 homolog B-like, whose amino-acid sequence MSGARARIDPPVATENVSITGHSSAAAARERKPGGAVLKRLKSRQSQVDSRPVTEDDLRTQVGHITPEEVLRLRVATRGYLCKPEDNIFDIDFIRFKIRDLETGTVLFEIVKPPHTEDDEENGEGDMSAGRFVCYQFTTAFLQLRTVGATVEFTVGNRPLNSFRMIERHYFRDHLLKSFDFDFGFCIPNSRNTCEHIYEFPQLSESLVHQMVEHPYETRSDSFYFVDNRLVMHNKADYSYNGGRR is encoded by the exons ATGAGCGGAGCTAGAGCTCGCATCGACCCGCCTGTTGCTACTGAGAATGTCTCGATCACCGGGCACAGTTCCGCGGCTGCTGCGCGGGAGCGCAAGCCAGGTGGAGCGGTTCTGAAGAGACTCAAGTCTCGGCAAAGCCAGGTGGATAGTAGGCCCGTCACAGAAGATGATCTTCGAACACAAGTTGGCCACATCACCCCTGAAGAGGTCCTAAGATTGCGGGTTGCTACTCGGG GGTACCTGTGTAAACCAGAGGACAACATCTTCGACATAGATTTCATCCGCTTTAAAATCAGAGACTTGGAGACAGGGACTGTGTTGTTTGAAATTGTAAAACCACCTCATACGG AGGACGATGAGGAGAATGGAGAGGGAGACATGAGTGCCGGACGTTTTGTATGCTACCAGTTCACCACTGCATTCCTACAACTGAGGACTGTGGGAGCCAC AGTGGAGTTTACGGTTGGTAACCGGCCTCTGAACAGCTTCAGGATGATTGAAAGGCACTACTTCAGGGATCACCTCCTGAAGAGCTTTGACTTTGACTTCGGCTTCTGTATCCCAAACAGCCGCAACACCTGCGAACACATCTACGAGTTCCCTCAGCTGTCTGAGAGCTTGG TTCATCAGATGGTGGAGCATCCCTACGAGACGAGATCGGACAGCTTCTACTTCGTAGACAACAGACTGGTCATGCACAACAAGGCAGACTACTCTTATAACGGGGGCAGGCGTTGA